A stretch of Candidatus Effluviviaceae Genus I sp. DNA encodes these proteins:
- a CDS encoding phosphotransacetylase family protein produces the protein MREIVMASVSKGAGKTSMIVGIGRALGGKVGYMKPFGDRLLYRKKRLWDYDSALVSSIFGIEANPEDVSLGFDHAKLSFTADAEDTRRRVSEAAERVGKGRDVVFIEGGRDMSYGASVHMDPISIARATGARLFAVVQGEGTTVLDDISFLKSTVCAPDVPFGGVIVNKVRDLVEFGDLTLPRIAELGVPVAGVVPFEQELTYLSVSYIAEGLFAKVITGEQQMNRSVRTLMIGAMSQNAALESPLLKKRDIMVITSGDRSEIILIALENNAACVLLTNDILPPPNIIALAEEKNVPLLLVPFDTYETARQVDSMMPLLGKDEMGKIELLTELARKHIKLDAFSG, from the coding sequence ATGCGTGAGATCGTGATGGCGTCCGTGAGCAAGGGCGCCGGCAAGACGAGCATGATCGTGGGGATCGGCAGGGCGCTCGGCGGCAAGGTCGGCTACATGAAGCCGTTCGGCGACCGGTTGCTCTACCGGAAGAAGCGCCTGTGGGACTACGACTCGGCGCTCGTGTCCAGCATCTTCGGGATCGAGGCCAACCCCGAGGACGTGAGCCTCGGCTTCGACCACGCGAAGCTCTCCTTCACGGCCGACGCCGAGGACACGAGGCGCAGGGTGTCCGAGGCGGCGGAGCGGGTGGGCAAGGGACGGGACGTCGTCTTCATCGAGGGCGGGCGCGACATGTCCTACGGCGCCTCGGTCCACATGGACCCGATCTCGATTGCCCGCGCCACCGGCGCGAGGCTCTTCGCCGTCGTGCAGGGGGAAGGGACCACCGTGCTCGACGACATCTCGTTCCTGAAGAGCACCGTCTGCGCCCCCGACGTGCCGTTCGGCGGCGTGATCGTCAACAAGGTGCGCGACCTCGTCGAGTTCGGAGACCTCACGCTCCCGCGGATCGCGGAGCTCGGGGTTCCCGTCGCGGGCGTCGTCCCGTTCGAGCAGGAGCTCACGTATCTCTCCGTGAGCTACATCGCCGAGGGCCTCTTCGCGAAGGTCATCACGGGCGAGCAGCAGATGAACCGCAGCGTGCGGACGCTCATGATCGGCGCGATGTCCCAGAACGCCGCGCTCGAGAGCCCCCTGCTCAAGAAGCGCGACATCATGGTCATCACGAGCGGCGACCGCAGCGAGATCATCCTCATCGCGCTCGAGAACAACGCCGCCTGCGTCCTCCTCACGAACGACATCCTCCCGCCCCCGAACATCATCGCGCTGGCCGAGGAGAAGAACGTGCCCCTCCTGCTCGTGCCGTTCGACACGTACGAGACGGCGCGTCAGGTGGACAGCATGATGCCGCTTCTGGGGAAGGACGAGATGGGGAAGATCGAGCTTCTGACCGAGCTTGCGAGGAAGCACATCAAGCTCGACGCGTTCTCCGGCTAG
- a CDS encoding glycosyltransferase family 9 protein has protein sequence MGRRKKPPTLPDVPKVLVIETGLLGELLVVTPALRAFRKAYPNSKVTALVSPGSAPLLVGNPALDRLLPVPKEQRSGAVRLLALAAWIRAQRFDAALVCHTSFRSALLAALARVPVRAGLACEGRAFLLTHSAPRDRSAYEVDEHLRALSLLGVPPDGRALELHLLPEEREEAAGLVGDARGRLVALHPGASREIRRWPVERFAELGAGLRADGIEPLYVAGPKEGALADAVLSWWRSQGLPAPRVARPRTARVLAALFERAVAVVANNTGPMHVAAAVGAPGVFIHGPTPVARWHPPGDAWVAAAGEGVPCRPCDSPTCRVGRLLCMEAVTVARVRDALEGLLGRARGGPAEGAIVAPPAAEERG, from the coding sequence GTGGGCCGAAGGAAGAAGCCTCCGACGCTCCCCGACGTCCCAAAGGTCCTCGTCATCGAGACGGGGCTTCTGGGGGAGCTTCTCGTCGTCACGCCCGCGCTGAGAGCTTTCCGCAAGGCGTATCCGAACTCCAAGGTGACCGCGCTCGTCTCGCCGGGCTCCGCGCCGCTCCTCGTCGGCAACCCGGCGCTCGACAGGCTGCTGCCCGTGCCGAAGGAGCAGCGCTCGGGCGCCGTCCGCCTCCTTGCCCTCGCGGCGTGGATCAGGGCTCAGCGGTTCGACGCCGCGCTCGTCTGCCACACGTCGTTCAGAAGCGCCCTGCTCGCGGCGCTCGCGCGCGTGCCCGTCCGCGCGGGGCTCGCCTGCGAGGGGCGCGCCTTCCTCCTCACGCACAGCGCCCCGCGGGACCGCTCCGCCTACGAGGTGGACGAGCACCTCAGGGCGCTCTCGCTCCTCGGCGTGCCGCCCGACGGGCGCGCGCTCGAGCTTCACCTTCTTCCCGAGGAGCGCGAGGAAGCGGCTGGGCTCGTCGGCGACGCGCGCGGGCGCCTGGTGGCGCTTCACCCCGGGGCGAGCCGCGAGATCCGCCGCTGGCCGGTCGAGCGGTTCGCCGAGCTGGGGGCGGGGTTGCGGGCAGACGGCATCGAGCCGCTGTACGTCGCCGGTCCGAAGGAGGGCGCGCTGGCGGACGCCGTGCTGTCGTGGTGGCGCTCGCAGGGCCTTCCGGCCCCGAGGGTCGCGCGGCCCCGGACCGCGCGCGTCCTCGCCGCGCTCTTCGAGCGCGCGGTCGCGGTCGTCGCGAACAACACCGGGCCGATGCACGTGGCCGCCGCGGTCGGCGCGCCCGGCGTGTTCATCCACGGGCCGACGCCCGTGGCGCGCTGGCACCCGCCGGGCGACGCGTGGGTCGCGGCGGCGGGCGAGGGCGTGCCGTGCCGCCCCTGCGACTCGCCGACGTGCAGGGTGGGTCGCCTGCTGTGCATGGAAGCGGTGACGGTCGCGCGCGTGCGCGACGCGCTGGAGGGGCTCCTCGGCCGCGCCCGGGGCGGGCCGGCCGAAGGCGCCATCGTCGCGCCGCCCGCGGCCGAGGAACGCGGCTAG
- a CDS encoding valine--tRNA ligase, producing the protein MELPKRYDPKTAEAKWQREWEERGLYRFDRHPDRPIYSIDTPPPTVSGSIHIGHVFSYVQAEVVARFWRMRGYNVYYPFGFDDNGLPSERLVEKEAGVKATDVGRERFVQMCLELTKRYEDEFKVFWRSLGLSVDWTQNYSTIDPLSQRISQRSFIDLYRKGRVYRKEAPTLWCPECHTAIAQAEIEDAERSSTFFDVAFTCEGKDLVVSTTRPELLPACVGMFVHPDDERYRGLVGKEALVPLFGHGVPILADERADPEKGTGVVMCCTFGDTTDIAWWQEHGLPTRIVFDGQGRLNDLAGAYRDLSIKDARARIVEDLARARALRGERPISHVVNVHERCGTGVEFSVATQWFIRVLDIKQEIIDAGAAVRWCPEFMHTRLRNWVENLKWDWCVSRQRYYGVPFPVWICAACGEVVLAREDQLPVDPTVSRPPVDACPACGSSDLAPERDIMDTWMTSSCTPFLNVKWGETDSRAARFAKSEDGAEYLMDLRPQAHDIIRTWAFYTIVKSVLNEGKVPWRTAMISGHALHPDRAKISKSKGGAARTPKQVIEERSADCTRYWACSTKLGVDTVLAEEPLDAGHRLVVKLWNASRFAIGRIADLDPAAPRRLELIDRWLLARLAETIERATKSYADCEYHAAVEAVEAFFWRDLCDNYIEIAKRRLYGGEGHDAEGRRGAQFALYQALLGALKMLAPVMPHITEEIHSLFFAEREGTESIHTGGWPEAPAGWRDAEALEAGQAALAVVEGMRKVKSTLKVSVAAPLKALRIACDDAAWARIEPLLPELRDVANAAGVERAAEATASFVETPVPGVLVEAELAPKVD; encoded by the coding sequence ATGGAACTGCCGAAGCGCTACGACCCGAAGACCGCCGAGGCGAAGTGGCAGCGCGAGTGGGAGGAGCGCGGCCTCTACCGCTTCGACAGGCACCCCGACCGCCCCATCTACAGCATCGACACGCCGCCCCCGACGGTGTCGGGGAGCATCCACATCGGCCACGTGTTCAGCTACGTCCAGGCCGAGGTCGTCGCGCGGTTCTGGCGGATGAGGGGCTACAACGTCTACTACCCGTTCGGGTTCGACGACAACGGTCTTCCGAGCGAGCGGCTCGTCGAGAAGGAGGCCGGCGTCAAGGCGACCGACGTCGGGCGCGAGCGCTTCGTCCAGATGTGCCTCGAGCTCACGAAGCGCTACGAGGACGAGTTCAAGGTGTTCTGGAGGAGCCTCGGCCTGTCGGTGGACTGGACGCAGAACTACTCGACCATTGACCCGCTGTCGCAGCGCATCTCCCAGCGGTCGTTCATCGACCTCTATCGGAAGGGGCGGGTGTACCGGAAGGAGGCGCCGACGCTCTGGTGCCCCGAGTGCCACACCGCCATCGCGCAGGCTGAGATCGAGGACGCCGAGCGCTCCTCGACGTTCTTCGATGTCGCGTTCACGTGCGAGGGCAAGGACCTGGTCGTGTCGACCACCCGGCCCGAGCTCCTGCCGGCGTGCGTGGGGATGTTCGTGCACCCCGACGACGAGCGGTACCGCGGGCTCGTGGGGAAGGAGGCCCTGGTGCCGCTCTTCGGCCACGGCGTCCCCATCCTGGCCGACGAGCGGGCCGACCCGGAGAAGGGCACGGGCGTCGTGATGTGCTGCACCTTCGGGGACACGACGGACATCGCGTGGTGGCAGGAGCACGGGCTTCCGACGCGCATCGTGTTCGACGGGCAGGGCCGGCTCAACGATCTCGCCGGCGCCTACCGCGACCTCTCGATCAAGGACGCGAGGGCGCGGATCGTCGAGGACCTCGCGCGCGCCCGGGCGCTCCGCGGCGAGCGGCCGATCAGCCACGTCGTGAACGTGCACGAGCGCTGCGGGACCGGGGTCGAGTTCTCCGTCGCCACGCAGTGGTTCATCCGCGTGCTGGACATCAAGCAGGAGATCATCGACGCGGGCGCCGCCGTCCGGTGGTGCCCCGAGTTCATGCACACGCGCCTCCGGAACTGGGTGGAGAACCTCAAGTGGGACTGGTGCGTCTCGCGCCAGAGGTACTACGGCGTTCCGTTCCCCGTGTGGATCTGCGCGGCGTGCGGCGAGGTGGTCCTCGCGCGGGAGGACCAGCTTCCCGTGGACCCCACCGTGTCCCGGCCGCCGGTCGATGCCTGTCCGGCGTGCGGCTCGTCGGACCTCGCGCCCGAGCGCGACATCATGGACACGTGGATGACGTCGTCGTGCACGCCCTTCCTGAACGTCAAGTGGGGCGAGACGGACTCGCGCGCCGCCCGATTCGCGAAGTCCGAGGACGGCGCGGAGTACCTCATGGACCTGCGTCCTCAGGCGCACGACATCATCCGGACGTGGGCGTTCTACACGATCGTGAAGAGCGTGCTCAACGAGGGGAAGGTCCCTTGGCGCACGGCGATGATCTCGGGGCACGCGCTCCATCCCGACCGTGCGAAGATCAGCAAGTCGAAAGGCGGCGCGGCGCGGACGCCGAAGCAGGTCATCGAGGAGCGGTCGGCCGACTGCACCCGCTACTGGGCGTGCTCCACGAAGCTCGGGGTGGATACGGTCCTCGCGGAGGAGCCGCTCGACGCCGGTCACAGGCTCGTCGTGAAGCTGTGGAACGCGTCCCGGTTCGCCATCGGGCGCATCGCGGACCTCGACCCGGCGGCGCCCCGGCGGCTCGAGCTCATCGACCGCTGGCTGCTCGCGCGCCTGGCCGAGACCATCGAGCGCGCGACGAAGAGCTACGCGGACTGCGAGTACCACGCCGCGGTGGAGGCGGTCGAGGCGTTCTTCTGGCGCGACCTCTGCGACAACTACATCGAGATCGCGAAGCGAAGGCTGTACGGAGGCGAGGGGCACGACGCCGAGGGGCGGCGCGGCGCGCAGTTCGCCCTCTACCAGGCGCTGCTCGGCGCGCTCAAGATGCTCGCGCCCGTCATGCCGCACATCACCGAGGAGATCCACTCCCTCTTCTTCGCCGAGCGGGAGGGAACGGAGTCCATCCATACCGGCGGGTGGCCGGAGGCTCCCGCGGGGTGGCGCGACGCCGAGGCGCTCGAGGCCGGGCAGGCCGCGCTCGCGGTGGTGGAGGGCATGAGGAAGGTGAAGTCCACGCTCAAGGTGTCGGTCGCCGCGCCCCTGAAGGCGCTCCGCATCGCCTGCGACGACGCCGCGTGGGCGAGGATCGAACCGCTCCTTCCCGAGCTCCGCGACGTGGCGAACGCCGCCGGCGTGGAGCGCGCGGCCGAGGCCACGGCGTCGTTCGTGGAGACGCCGGTGCCCGGCGTCCTCGTCGAGGCCGAGCTCGCTCCGAAGGTGGACTAG
- the groL gene encoding chaperonin GroEL (60 kDa chaperone family; promotes refolding of misfolded polypeptides especially under stressful conditions; forms two stacked rings of heptamers to form a barrel-shaped 14mer; ends can be capped by GroES; misfolded proteins enter the barrel where they are refolded when GroES binds) encodes MPAKELLYGEEARQAVLRGVEQLSKAVKVTLGPKGRNVVLDRKWGGPRITKDGVTVAKEVDLEDRFENMGAQMVREVASKTSDVAGDGTTTATVLAEAIYREGLKSVTSGANPMYVKRGIERASQAVVEELEKASRKVRDRSEIFSVARISANNDTAVGNLIADAMDKVGRDGTITIEEAKSIETTLEVVEGMQFDRGYVSPYFATDAQTMEAVVENAHLLIFEDKLSSMKDLVPLLEKVAQSGRPLVVIAENVEGEALATLVVNKLRGVLPCVAVKAPGYGDRRKAMLEDIAVLTAGTFVAKDLGLKLEGLQLSDLGRAKKVIVTKDDTTIVEGAGKKADIEGRIAQIKREIEDTTSDYDKEKLQERLAKLAGGVAVLKVGAATELEMKEKKARVDDALHATRAAAEEGIVAGGGVALIRTLPALDKLPAKDADEKTGIAIVRKALEAPLRQIAENAGYEGSLVVQRVLEGKKNFGFNAESGEYGDLIEQGVIDPTKVVRIALQNASSIASLLLTTESLVTEKPDKDEPALPTPPGGGMY; translated from the coding sequence ATGCCGGCGAAGGAGCTTCTGTACGGAGAAGAGGCGCGGCAGGCTGTGCTGCGAGGCGTGGAGCAGCTCAGCAAGGCCGTGAAGGTCACACTGGGTCCCAAGGGGAGGAACGTCGTTCTCGACCGCAAGTGGGGCGGGCCCCGCATCACGAAGGACGGCGTGACGGTCGCGAAGGAAGTGGACCTCGAGGACCGCTTCGAGAACATGGGCGCCCAGATGGTCCGCGAGGTCGCGTCGAAGACGAGCGACGTCGCCGGCGACGGCACGACGACCGCCACCGTGCTCGCCGAGGCCATCTACCGCGAGGGCCTGAAGAGCGTCACCTCCGGCGCCAACCCCATGTACGTCAAGCGCGGCATCGAGCGCGCGTCGCAGGCGGTCGTCGAGGAGCTCGAGAAGGCGTCGCGCAAGGTGCGCGACCGCAGCGAGATCTTCAGCGTCGCGAGGATCTCCGCCAACAACGACACCGCCGTCGGCAACCTGATCGCCGACGCGATGGACAAGGTCGGGCGCGACGGCACGATCACGATCGAGGAAGCCAAGAGCATCGAGACGACCCTCGAGGTCGTCGAGGGCATGCAGTTCGACCGCGGCTACGTCTCGCCGTACTTCGCCACCGACGCGCAGACGATGGAGGCGGTCGTCGAGAACGCGCACCTCCTCATCTTCGAGGACAAGCTCTCGTCCATGAAGGACCTCGTGCCGCTCCTCGAGAAGGTCGCGCAGTCGGGCAGGCCGCTCGTCGTCATCGCAGAGAACGTCGAGGGAGAGGCCCTGGCGACGCTCGTCGTCAACAAGCTGCGCGGGGTGCTGCCCTGCGTCGCCGTCAAGGCGCCGGGCTACGGCGACCGCCGGAAGGCCATGCTCGAGGACATCGCGGTCCTGACGGCCGGCACGTTCGTCGCGAAGGACCTCGGCCTCAAGCTCGAGGGGCTTCAGCTCTCCGACCTCGGCCGCGCGAAGAAGGTCATCGTCACGAAGGACGACACGACCATCGTCGAGGGCGCGGGCAAGAAGGCCGACATCGAGGGCCGCATCGCGCAGATCAAGCGCGAGATCGAGGACACGACGTCGGACTACGACAAGGAGAAGCTGCAGGAGCGGCTGGCGAAGCTCGCGGGCGGCGTGGCCGTGCTCAAGGTCGGCGCAGCGACCGAGCTCGAGATGAAGGAGAAGAAGGCGCGCGTCGACGACGCGCTCCACGCCACGCGCGCGGCGGCCGAGGAGGGCATCGTGGCCGGCGGAGGCGTCGCGCTCATCCGGACGCTCCCGGCGCTCGACAAGCTGCCGGCGAAGGACGCCGACGAGAAGACGGGGATCGCGATCGTGCGCAAGGCGCTCGAGGCTCCCCTCAGGCAGATCGCCGAGAACGCGGGGTACGAGGGCTCGCTCGTCGTGCAGCGCGTTCTGGAAGGCAAGAAGAACTTCGGGTTCAATGCGGAGTCGGGGGAGTACGGCGACCTCATCGAGCAGGGCGTGATCGACCCGACAAAGGTCGTCCGGATCGCGCTCCAGAACGCGTCGAGCATCGCCTCGCTCCTGCTCACGACGGAGTCGCTCGTGACGGAGAAGCCCGACAAGGACGAGCCCGCGCTTCCGACCCCGCCCGGCGGCGGGATGTACTAG